TCTTCACTAGTTAAGTAGTATAAACCGGTCCTAATGTCGGAGCGttgatgttaatatattaagtatTGTCTTCACTAGTTAAGTAGTATAAACCGGTCCTAATGTCGGAGCATTGATGTTAATATATTCAGTATTGTCTTCACTAGTTAAGTAGTATAAACCGGTCCTAATGTCGGAGCATTGATGTTAATATATTCAGTATTGTCTTCACTAGTTAAGTAGTATAAACCGATTCTAAATGTCGGAGCATTGATGTTAATATATTCAGTATTGTCTTCACTAGTTAAGTAGTATAAACCGATTCTAATGTCGGAGCATTGATGTTAATATATTCAGTATTGTCTTCACTAGTTAAGTAGTATAAACCGGTCTTAATGTCGGAGCAttgatgttaatatattaagtatTGTCTTCACTAGTTAAGTAGTATAAACCGATTCTAAATGTCGGAGCATTGATGTTAATATATTCAGTATTGTCTTCACTAGTTAAGTAGTATAAACCGGTCCTAATGTCGGAGCATTGATGTTAATATATTCAGTATTGTTTAGACTAGTTAAGTAGTATAAACCGATTCTAATGTCGGAGCATTGATGTTAATATATTCAGTATTGTTTAGACTAGTTAAGTAGTATAAACCGATTCTAATGTCGGAGCATTGATGTTAATATATTCAGTATTGTTTAGACTAGTTAAGTAGTATAAACCGATTCTAATGTCGGAGCATTGATGTTAATATATTCAGTATTGTTTAGACTAGTTAAGTAGTATAAACTGGTTTTAATTTTTCGATTATTAGAGATAACTGATTAAGTATTGATTACACTTAATATGTGCAAACtggttaaaaagaaatgtatcaaCTGATAGATGGTGGAttatagttttacattttttatattaatacatcTCGCGAAATAAGGGAAGGCACATGTGATAACTTCATTATTCAACCTGTCATTTAAGTTTACTCAAATAATACATTGTTTGGTATCTGCGTGTTAAGTCCTTATCAAAAAAGCATTTCCCTTTTAATGCCTATTAATGGCATTATAACTtagaatatatatttgcatCCATTAGTGTCATAAACGATTTCAGATGCATTAAATTATAATACAGCATCTTTACAACGTTAATTTTAGATATCATTTTAAACAGAAGCCATAAAAGAGACTACACAGCTGATGATACCATTGCCAGAAaaggaaattgtcaaaaaatccTACATATAATTGATATCGCTGTGTACAGCGCATTAAATggacttgacaccagatgatacaattgcaagaaaacaaagaaaaatgtcaaaaaaagaaaaaaatgatatcgcTGTGTACAATGCGTTACATCTTATTTACTGGTGCGTCACATCTATAACGATATATGTATCTTTCATAGCTTTTACGTCCTTGGTATTAACTGAGTTTGTccaccacgtaaatcccagttaatCTAAACATAGCGTCGTTAAATGTATCTATGCTCATGGCGTGATTTCACATtcttaatatacacattataaactCGGAAATCAttatgcactattttaaacGGATAAACTCAGCTTAGACtgcgacaaaatattctttttatgatGTAAAAGGATGttttatcggcctcatactagctcgtataAATAATTCTAGGCTTATTTTAAGAAGATATACTATATTTGCCGATCTAGTATACTCTAGCcgctttaataaattaaatcgTTTACGTTTCGTAAGATAATACATCGAAAACAATCATTATGTGTGAAATATGAGTGTTCCAGTGGTAATACATCATCTAAAGCTCCAACTTAAGCTTCATTGTCAACATTATTTCCAAGTGTGTCAAAAAAtcagtatttctcaagttttccaatacatttatttcagtaaatcagcattAAGATGTAACTGATTTTAATTAGGTGAAgcgtttatttttaaacagtagTATTTTACACAAAgaaatgtagaccactaaaaataatacaatatatttaaacaaaattaatggcAGGCAGTTTACACAAAGAAATGTTTAGCCATTACGTAACGcttttcaaatttcattgattaactatttatcaaagtttgttcataaaattaaGTAAACTAAAATCAATTGCAACAGAGTTGGAAAAAATCATGGTCAACATGAAATCCGCGAGTGAGTCCTTTTAAGTGATAGCCTAATTTTAGAAGAAGCACTAAATAACGTTGGCTGACAGttatatatatgcaaaccaTCTCCAAGTCTAACATTTCTGCATATCATTATTAATCACAATgcgaaaacatatattttttgacatgtagcaaatgtttttgttctttatacGCTTGTCAAAGACTGTCGTTGGCCAACATTTACCTCGCCAAAAATTGTAATAAGGAAATTGTTTAACGTAAACGTTAATAATCGAAATAGCTTTTCTTAAGAATtgcattaaaagttaaaaaagggtggttaaaaacttaaaaaacaacttaaaacttgtcttagtggtcaacattatattttgcttAATCAGAAGTATTGCTcattttttcaattcatttttttcagtaaatcagcagtgaaacattttttttatttgaatcagGTAACGCGATTAATTTAATACAGTGGCTGTCCCAGTTAGGGGAAAGATAACACTAAAAACTCAAAGATTGTTAgtttgtatttacaaaaacaaatgatgtGGTGCGACGCACTAATACTTATATTATTTAGTACGcaattacacaaaataaatggttatacGACTGCGTCGCACCAAACTAGTTGTTTTGTAAGGACTCACTTATTGAATGTACAGATATATAGCAACATCTGATTCGAAAGTAAAGACTTACACGCACTAACCTATGACAATGACATAAACAAACgttttattataatgtatatgaCAGAACAACTAATGATTATCATCAAGTATAATTTACTGTTCATTTGTAGGTctgttttacaattaattgttcaaatctgACGCAGACAGGCGAACTATTAATTTCCATTTAGACcttcaaataaatcatatacgTATATTATAgttgatatgattttaatacTGATACATTTCCagtacaaatttcatttaaagcgTCTTGTTACAGTGCTACTCACATAAAATTAGGCCTacaaaaatatgtctgtttcctgtaacccgaccgaccgtaTTTTTTTACCGCCGActgcaatttttttatgccccaaaattCGAAAGGTCGGATTTTTAGCGATCTCTGGCCTGTGATGACAacgataataaaaataatttagcCGTGTCCAAACTCGTCGCATAGTTACAAACGTTTCCGGTTTGACATTTGTAGTATGCGTCAGTTTTGACCTGGGATATTTCGATGTGAGagtcggtatcatctgaaaggagcctcaatgcatgatctgaatgtttgtttaaaccgcaagagcaattaacacccgaagttacaagtgattatcgatctcgaatctgatcggtaaccgtgtcaattagcagcaatcaaactcaatgacgtaatattaactccgcccattacgcaaattaacggataccttccgCTTTTTCGCTAGGTGCGATggtattgaaaaacaacaatgcaaagatatattttgttcattcattttaagttgttttattaaacctccggttaattaaaaaaatattcttataagtttttaatgagttaacagaaaaataaacatttttcgtagCACTTGGTCTGAAAAGCGCGGGAAACAGGTACACgctaacttcctgtcaattttaatgaaagtgaaaggagaactacgtagatcgttgtcagtgttacaGTTAAGCTctataacaaaacagtattgTATAACAGTTATGGTtatgccatttatgaaaaatacaatgttgcaatattggcaataggaacgttgaatgtttttgtttacttccggaaaaaGATAAACGTGAAAGTGAATCTGAAAGAAAGATGAcgttgcaactaaacaatcgctggtgcatattggaatttgacaaggatgcattaGGTTACATAACGAACATGCATTAACTATATAATACGTTCGTCagagtcagaacatatttttccaagttTTGACTCTGGGAATGTTTTAATCATCTAAGTCCAATCAAGTCCAGAAAAGGAAATAAGACATGGTATtctatgattatttttcattgtgcttgagatttttacagaatgaacagTGGATCTAATACAGGAGATCTTTTTAAACTACtggaaattgtatttttttaagttgttgAAACTATTTAATGAAGGTACTGTACGTGTACTAATTttgctgttttactgtttaaaaaagaaaatggtattaattTTTGATCAGTCAGTCTAAGCTTTTTTGATACAGATTCTAGTCAATTTAAACCTATTCCAGTCCAATCtatcattttataaagtattgattttatattatattattatatataacgTGAAGCACGACTATATCAGGCCTCTGTGACCTGTGTAGACCAATCAGGGTCTACACTGTTCGCTGCCGAGTCAGTAAGTAAGGTTTAAGTGTCCAAGCAGTCCCAAAGACCTGTACAATTTTGACAGCGCTCTAAGAGTTAAATGGTTTAGCCATTGATTCTAGTCATTTATCATTCGAAAAattgatttatatgttttgtggaGATTCTTGCCGGTTCATGTTGTATTAAACAGCGGTTTGATGCTAGTCAGATTTTATAGTCTAGTTATGATTCTTAGCATGTCTAGCcaactgtttattttataattgttgccatgtacatttaattgtaatacaacttgatattattacacagtctattttaaaatagtttgtgcaataatatcatgttttattacttcaaaatgtatgcattttgaaagttttgtttaaaacatttgccaaaaataaattgtctaattattatttgattcactctttcactgggttatatttgcaaagtgtaaagatgaactgcttccctggtgaacatactgacaatggtcaaaattgcacataatgttgccaCCGCTGAGAGTTGAACCCATGGCTTGCCCTTCAACAGGATGCAttctacaactgaaatacatgtacaatggctATCAAGCTAGCAGTTTTAGCTTATTAAAGGCAAAAAGTTTGAATCTatatatatcacactgaattcttttattaaaaaataattcacctgaaataaacatgaatattggatcattctgacattttaaaacaagaataaaaaaaaataaaaaaaaaatccctacctaccgacccatcttatttttcagcatgttacaggaaacagacatatttttttaggccttattaaaaaatcaataataatcaataaaatttcATCTTAAATATGAACGACTAATATGTTGATGATTCAACTCATCTCCGTACgacaaaaaaaacttaaatcaatataaaaatttaacgttgaaaaatcttcaaaatactACCATacatcaaaaataatttcaaccataatgtcataatactttaaaaaatgattaaaggTTGTAAGTATgtgcttttataaataaatcgtAATGCGTTCATACTAACAATCACAAAGTTATTAAGTGGTCTACGTTATATTGTGTTAACTACCCACTTACTGGGCCAGccgttattttatatttaccgCTTCACctaatgaaaatcaataacggctgCCTGCTGATTTACTACAATGAAATAAACTTGAGAATTACTGCCatctcattggacaaaagataatgttgaccacttaaTAATCACTCTAATTTGATTTCAATCACATGATCCAAATAATTTGACTTCGGACATCTTGTCCAAAAACAATTATCTAAAGTGTAAGcgcaattttcaaatatcacTGCTCCCCAGTTTATCAGTAGCATCCTATAGCAGAACTATTTAAAGTGAGCAACAAATGGTATTCTGTATGACGCAGGGAAACCACCAGCGGATCCAGGAGAGAGGGGGGTCGCACCTGGCACCCCCTCCCCCTAAAACCGTACACGTTTACTGTTATATTTTCAGTATAAGAGAAAATAAGTAATAACATAAGTATGCCTTAAATGCATCTTTTCGGACAGGAAATTGTTAAACTCTGAGGGAGTGGCGCAATTAAAAAGCTAACGCCCCTACGCTACGCCCCCTCTGACgttaaaataagttattatttgtattaactGTCGGGTTGATACAAGAGGTATCTCCCAAAAATGGGATAACACTATCAATCATTTCCCTTGATGGATGAACTACTCTGAAAATTTTGGGTATTTTTCGTAGACTGATTTTTCCCCGTATGGTTCTCATTTACCATAGCAtctgtaaatattattaataaaggACATCTTATGTTTCAGATATGAATGACCTCTTTGCCTACCAAGCCTTGACAGGGATGGGTTTTGGAATGGGTCCGATCCTACCAAAACGACCAAGCGCGCGAAACCAAATATTAAGGGACATAACGACGCTTCAAAGACTGGGGATTTTGGAAGGCGGCACTGATGGTCCAGATCCCGTCGGTCGAAGAGGTGGCGGACGGGCCCGTGGTGGAGAAGCCGCGGGTGAGGGTGGTCCCGGAGGAGAGGAAGCTGGAGGGAGGGGTGGTGGTCGAAGGAATCAGAATCGAGGTGGTGGCGGCGGCGGTGGTGGCGGCGGTGCAGCTGGTGCCGGTGGTAAACGTCGTGGCGGTGGTGGCGGCGCTGGCGGCCGTGCTAGCGGCGGTGCTGGATCAGGTGGAAAAGCCGCACCGAACCGTCAACGTCAGCGACCAGTTAGGGCGCAGTAAAACGGATTGTTTCAGCGCGTTACATGTGAATGTGATTTCCGAGTGAATATGGTCGAAATGGACGCCGTTCAGATCAAGATTTCATCGACACATCATGGCAACTATCACTCATAGGGCTTGAGGAATTGCCGGTGCCAATGTCATACTCAAAAGAGTCCTTCGCTAGGATCACCACATACATGCTGTCGCCGTTTATTGGTGTAATATGTCTATGGTAGTGAGAATGGTGTAAATGTTGCGAGTGTCGCCATTCATATGTTTGAGTAATATTTCTTCGCGGAAGACAGTGAACAGCGTGTAACTTGGGGTTACAGTTTCGCTAAGTCATTTCGTTTTTTACATAGGgtattatcatttaataaattatataataatatatgtgaGATGCTCGAAAgccaatatacaatacaacataaaataCAGTGATATCGCGTTTAGTCCACGCCAAATTGATTTCACTTTAGCCTTATCTGTTAAGGAGGTTTTGGCCCTTAGAAAATAAAGACCTCagatttaaaaccaaaaaatataGCGAGAAAAATGCCTTTATGCATCTGatattacatttaaagaaaGTAAATTCTAAAACAGAAAGAAATGATTAAGCATTtgtaataatgaaaaaatagaattaaagtgtgtttgtttattttttctgtcGACATTTCTGCCTCTTAgatatgtttagaaaatgtaaccTGTCGCTAAACATTGAAAAACCTTATAAAGATTCACCTGTTATCTTCTGTAAATTCAGCTATTTTATTTCGATTATTAAAACTCGTTTCTGGCATAAATGACTGCTTGTTTTACATTATCgtgatgtttgtattgttgttcTTCGAATATAAAGGgttgttaaaataaagtttaatcatatcgtatattgtttgttgaatacttgaatattttattaaaatgacactcttattcaaaatcaatacatacacaagtataagaaacataacttttgagtgatacaccttaaACTaattcctaaataatgcattaattggGAATATcgataactgataacaagattgtaaccgtgtatttaatagctgaaaacgcatttttttaaatgattggtgagtgctaaaagatttactgttatccactatagtctcataaggaagaaataccatgttttctgcacttttctttcaaattctaacaattatacaattatatgaattgtggtaaatctaatatgggagtaagagtgcatctttaatcttttttatttgaaaagaaaacggTTTGAAAGAGCCTCATTTGAAGTGGTTTGTAATCGTCTGAAAACATTGTCTTTGGGCATTATTTGTAAAAGCAGTTAAAAGTTACATTAAGCCTTATgggtatttgaaaaaaaaggcTAAACATGTCCTGAAAAAAAGAGGTTAAAACAACGATTGGCGTTATTGAAAAGGCGTTTCAAAATGGCAAAGGGCCTTATTCGAAAACAGAAGTTTGAAATGGTCGTGGGTATTATTTGAAAGGCAGTTCCAAATGTTGAATggttattatttgataaaaaacgaTTGAAATATTCATTGGTGTTATTTGAAACAGCAGTTTGAAATGTTCAtggctttattttttttttaaaaatggttaCAAAGTTCAATGGCATGAtcacatatttttacattaaactacgctgcaagtaaatcgcgtagtaattttaatttagcagttaagcCTAAGGCCTTTATACtcgggaatcttaattatttatgcaataatacacttcattcgcaatcaattttaacttagtaatacaaaatacacgttaaaactcTACAATGTTTAATACTAACGACCTACTTTTACTGCTACCGGCATTCTTTTCTATATCCGAGTtaattttcgatggaaaatagccgaggtgttccgattgataccaGACACATGGGGATGGATACGTGAAGTTGGCAGCGTGGCAGCGTAAATTAGCAGCATGGCAGAATAGCAGCGTGGCAGTGTGAAGTTAGCAGCCCAACAGCCTGACAGAttagcagcgtgaagttagctgCCCAGCAGCCTGATTATTCCGATAATAAATCCAAATGCCCTCTCCCAtagaaacaacacaaacagcagATATCCTCAACAACTGAGTAAACTTCTTCTCAAAGTTACGGTGGCATAGAGGTGACATTcgtgttattttttatctcgtttaaacgacgctcttatctcgtttaaacgagtTTGTAAATCGTCAAAACGGCTCAGTAACTCGTTGAAACGACTTTTTAACTCGTCAAAACGGTTCAGTAACTCGTTGAAACGACTTTGTAACTCGTCAAAACGACTCAGTAACTCGTTGAAACGACTTTGTTACTCGTCAAAACGACTCAGTAACTCGTTGAAACGATAAAAGTATCCCGTTAAAGCGCATTTCGTATCTCGATGGTACGATGTAGTATCTTGTAAAAACGACTAACTTGTGACGTGAACTCGGGAGCAgtacttttcaaccccaagacttttcaaccccttctcaaaaCGAAGACTATTCAACCCctagacttttcaacccctattttaaagacttttcaacccctacctgtatggacttttcaacccctaaatcaaagacttttcaacccctagttgaaatgttttaatagccatattgaagacttttcaacccctatatcaaagacttttcaacacctattattttttgtcagccagGTGTTTacttgttcattgttttttgcaagaaacttaacaaattgttattaaaatacaattaaagatttgtttgtCTTACTTGTTACACTTTTTTCCAAAGTATTGGATGAATTTACACAAAGGCTTTGCATTGATTTACTAATCTCTTGATGACAGCAAATGATACctttgattaaatatatgtgggggtttttttattattaaatttgaataactataatatatattaccCAAGATGTGCTCTAGCTGGCATCTAGCCATTAGTTGCAATACCTCACATGATGATGTGCGTATGTATTCAATAGAGTAAAGGTTAACAGTTAATGGTTAGTGTTTTTCAATATGCTATAATATTCAGTACATTAACAATGGTACAGCAAAGTAAGATTGTGATGCCTGGTTACCCCGAacaattgttgtattattctaAAGGGTATTACATATTTGAAcgaattcaaatatattatggACAAAGTTATGACTATacttttgttctttaaataacaaatttgaataattgcaaaagaaaataaatgcaaagaaGGATTTACGAAGCAATCTCCTTAGTTTGCTTGTAAAACGCCCATAAAAACCTcaacttgaacatttataaaactttcattgctattaaaaaaaggtcaacagtcgaaacattttgttgtagtaccatattgctatttcagtacagtttgattttagttgttgataatgtaatcaataatgtattatctaaAAATTCTGAGATTTGGGGGTATagataaattaaatacatttttgtttggttttaaatccagaaaataatacacaaaaaaaaatatcaagctGCTCATAGTTTGGAATGATGGCCATCAGGGTATTACAACCTTAATTGACTGTCACTTTCAAGTTACTATAACCTAAATTAAAGTTGTCATGAAGCCACATAATCCCTTAGGAATTTATGACCATGTCACACATGTTGCCCATAAATGGATGTGTAACCTTCATtccattctttaattgcatttattaaaagacaatacaatgcttatagcatttttatttacatgtataccacCTTATAATAGAATGTCCTGTTTTTTgaatctgagaaaaaaaaacattaataaaatcttatgttacacttatgtaacattttatcACACATTTCTAACAACTTTGAactcaatgtatacttttgtatttctaaAACTTTGTCTGCAAAATCtagatatttagaaatattattCTTAATATAGGCATTTTTTTTCGCAGAATAATGAAAAAAGTAGCGGTCTACATAATATAACCGCAGGTgagtataaaaatacatttttccaCATAGCATCGTTTCTTTCGAAACATGTCTTTATAACGGGAGAATATCCAAAATCCTTTGAAAATATAGAGGAATTACACATATTTACATCCTTTCGAAAATAAACTCACAAATGTTATTTGATAGACTTACAAATTTGAGCAGTAGAAATGAAAAGCTTTAgaaaatcaatttgttttcaaaaaggaaAGTGATAGTGTTGTTTTATCgattatgaaaaatgtttcgATAAAATCACTAGACCACATCTACTCTACAAATTTTGACCGAAAATATAAGCAAGCGGTTTGTAAGAGCCAAACAAGCAATTTATAGTTCTGTCAAAGTATGGCATGTGTATAAAACAAACCCGTCTCCATTTTTTACGTCAACTATTGGTGTGAAACGGGAGTTCATGcctgttttttttcatttatcgcGAATGATGTATcatcaaattttaattataatgtagACGGTATTTGAAGTATCAATATGCTTACTTTTATTTGCTGACGACGCGGTCATTTTTGCCCCGACACCCTTAGCGTTACAAACGATGCTTAATTATCTACACGTATAAAATGGCTCTTGAGATTTGAGTGTAAAAACAGAATTTCACCTtgatataatacaaacaaataaattaagaatagCAGCTACACAATTTTGGGTTTCCTGTCACGATTTACATTAAAACGGATAAGCATCATAATATACGCAGAGCAGATAGAATTTGTACTTATTGCAACATGAGTgtcattgaaaatgaatatcatttcctTCTAGTTTGtccaaattataataatttaaggaAAACATACGTTAAACCTTCTGTTTGCCATTggcatacaaaacaaatgtttataacttTGTTGTCATCAGATTTTAGAAAGGAAATTACGACATATTAGTATATCTAAACTCTATGCATCTATATTAGATCATGAGCATAAGATAGTGATAACTAAATAccacttttattattatgtttgaaataatgcaatatCTCTCTGTTGACCATGTCTTTGCTCTTCTCGACAAtgtgatatataatttatgttggCTATGAATATTGTAACCGTTAAATGCTaaacaaatgttatgttatgttatatttatagcattgtcacacgggaccccaaTTTAACGTCCGTCCCAATCTTCATCCATATTTATGGTTTTAATTTTATGCTAATACGTATGGCGAGTATACCTACGGAGGAGACGGAAGTTGCATATTGCCACGTTCAacgatttttaaaatatgcgCATCTTGACTGAACCGCAAATATCGTGCATTTCAATTAATACATTGTAAGTTTTGTTACCGACGTCTCATAAATCAAAGTTTCCTTTGATACCATAGGTATAATGGTACATTCataactgttaataaaaataattaatattctgATGAGTGCAGCCAGGACTGACACGTGTGCTAGTTGACGTTTGCTATTACGGCGATTTGATAGCCGTATATCTATATGCATAGGCCGAATAAAAACAATGTACCAATGcgttctttttttttcaaaattgtttttcataGTTATCAAAAAGAATATAGGCATTtttctgaattaaacatatagtgCTTATCAATTTAAGGATGACGTGGATCAAATGCCACGAatttttatgattaattttaaagatgtaCGAGAACGTGAGGAACTAATTTTTGTTTATTGGCCTTAAACGGAATATAATGACACTACACGATTGGGAACAATCAGCATGCAACCATTTTAGCCTTACTCATTGAAATGTGCATTTCCCGCACCACAGAATAAATTAATAGCAAACAGAGAACAATGTTCATCATTTGTCAAGTATTTGATGGGCttcttttattcaatatatacgGAAACGTGAATGAATTACGTTTCTTTGTATCTTAATATAATTCAAGTTCAATGGTTATCAGTTTAATGTCTTATGCCTATTGTTGTAGGTAATAGTTGTGGGTTACGCATAATTGTCTGAAAACTACGTTAACGTCATGTTACCGTAAATTGTCGCCGTGACGTCACTTTGTTGAATATAGAGACTATTAGGGAAGTGTCATGGATGGAGAACGTTAAACGGGTGAGTcgataaaaatttaaaaacaaatacacggCACCATATTGGAtcgatttgtatgcaagtgaaaagataaataaGGAATGTTTAGGAGAAATTTGTAAAGTAAGACCCCACGGTAGTTGAACTTAACCTAGtacaaatagtaaaaatatcCTTAGCCAATATCGggttacatttatttaattgttaactAGCAATACACTAGCGAGATGAAAccaatgttcatatatcctagAGTATATGGGTTTATCAGTCaatgttatgaaactagctaGTTGTATTAAAAATTCACCAATTTACATGATCTTACAGGCACTGTTTTGGGCCACCCAAAAAATGTATCCGAGTTTTTTTGCCCGTGaacagaatttaaaaaaaaaaatcaaaatcacgCTTGTCGCGTCTTCAGCCTTTCAGCGCTTCTAGCGCTTTTATTGTTACGTGTGTGAAGTAAGCATCGCATGCCATGACTGATACAGTCCAAGTGAAGAAAGAATCCGTTACTTCTGTTCTGAATATATTGTTTGTAAGTGTATATTTGGTCAGCTTGTCAATGGTATTGCTGTTATTTTGTCCATTACATCTGAACGTCACAATGTTTTATAAGGACACCAATAACAAGTTCACCCTAACATAACATAATAGTGCTTACTGTTACC
The Mya arenaria isolate MELC-2E11 chromosome 12, ASM2691426v1 DNA segment above includes these coding regions:
- the LOC128212027 gene encoding mesenchyme-specific cell surface glycoprotein-like codes for the protein MKVILTFIVVFCAFGAVLGQWSRQQPYYQSGPDMTMALLLGLDMNDLFAYQALTGMGFGMGPILPKRPSARNQILRDITTLQRLGILEGGTDGPDPVGRRGGGRARGGEAAGEGGPGGEEAGGRGGGRRNQNRGGGGGGGGGGAAGAGGKRRGGGGGAGGRASGGAGSGGKAAPNRQRQRPVRAQ